The Dehalobacter sp. genome contains a region encoding:
- a CDS encoding copper amine oxidase N-terminal domain-containing protein, with translation MKNTKNFISGLLLGCLIATGLPVMASGINAKIDVVLDAVRVQVDGREVQASSILYNGKTYLGMREVAELVGKEVVWNQETFTANIAEKGSIDTYAVPQNKSGFVAMEIRDGIPYTAKIDGIEYYSSIKLTDIFKEHGFSHGLYAPDAGFTHGFKLSVFNEEKAVIDSVPYVIEESRIYIAKDYVEQNILPLLK, from the coding sequence ATGAAAAACACTAAAAACTTTATCTCTGGTTTGCTATTGGGATGCTTGATTGCTACGGGACTTCCCGTCATGGCCTCTGGCATAAATGCTAAAATCGATGTGGTTTTGGATGCGGTAAGAGTTCAGGTTGATGGAAGGGAAGTTCAGGCCAGTAGCATTCTTTATAACGGAAAAACCTATCTAGGCATGAGGGAGGTGGCGGAATTGGTGGGTAAAGAGGTGGTCTGGAACCAAGAAACATTTACGGCGAACATAGCCGAAAAGGGAAGCATTGACACATATGCCGTCCCTCAAAACAAAAGTGGATTTGTAGCCATGGAAATTCGTGATGGCATACCCTACACAGCCAAGATAGATGGCATCGAATATTATTCTTCCATAAAGTTGACTGACATTTTCAAAGAACACGGTTTCAGCCATGGCTTATACGCTCCTGATGCCGGCTTTACTCATGGCTTCAAGCTATCCGTCTTTAATGAGGAGAAAGCAGTCATTGACAGCGTTCCCTATGTCATCGAAGAATCACGCATTTATATTGCGAAAGACTATGTAGAGCAAAACATACTTCCCCTACTCAAATAG
- a CDS encoding helix-turn-helix transcriptional regulator yields the protein MKVSYKKLWKLLIDRDMKKKDLQLAAGLSSTTIAKLSNHENVSMDVLIKVCTILGVDIGDIMELVPNAQPDTKQDNV from the coding sequence ATGAAAGTAAGTTATAAAAAACTATGGAAGCTCCTTATCGACAGAGATATGAAGAAGAAAGATTTACAGTTGGCGGCTGGATTGAGCTCGACCACTATTGCCAAACTGTCAAATCACGAAAATGTCAGCATGGATGTCCTGATAAAAGTATGTACTATTCTCGGCGTTGACATTGGCGATATTATGGAGCTCGTTCCAAATGCTCAACCCGACACAAAGCAAGATAATGTATAA